The DNA sequence GCTCTTCGTTTACTTCCCGCACCGACGGCGAGATCGCTACCCCATTCCCTGCAACATCTTGCCACACACTCTCCCTCATGCATGTCAGGCCTTACTTTTATGAAGGACTAAGAAACTCACGGGCGAGGGCTCGGACTTGACTCCATCCGCCGATGATGGGGACAAGCGTGGCGAGGTATGGCCAGACCCTTTTTTCATTGATGAATACCGGGATGAGCTCGCTTGGGTGATCGATCTGTCCGTGCGCCTCGATCAGGGTGCGGACAGGAGGAGCGGCGAGCACTGCTCCAGCAGTGGCGAGATCCGAGTCGGAGAGGGAGAAGAGGATGCGGCGAGCGGCCAGGCCGAACTCGAGCTCGGTCCCGATCTCCCTCCTCCACTCCTCTTCGTACAGGCGCAGGTGGGAGGCGTCCGTCATCCCGGTGAGTCCGGTCTGTCCCGCGATCCTCCCCGCGATCCGGGCGCAGACCCCACCGGGGTAGAGCCCTCCCCCGGAGAGGGGCTTCACCTGCCCGGCGGCGTCCCCCACCACGATCACCCCGTCGCTGTAGGTCTTCTCCGCCGGGCCGATCGGGATCAATCCCCCGCCGCGGGCCCGCACTCTCCCGGGAAAGTGAGCGGCGAGGAAGCGGGAGAGGAGCGCTTGTACGTCCGTTCCTACAGGTCCGAGGAGGCCGATGCGCAGGACCCCCTCCTCGGCCGGCACCACCCACGCAAATCCATCGGCCACGATCTCGCTCCCCACGAATACCTCCACCTGATCCGAACGGGCAGGGGTGCCCTCCACCGTGGTCTGCGCTGCGGCCAGGAAGCGCTGCGGGGAAGGGAGGGAGAACCACTCCCGCACCGAGCTCCTCGGTCCATCCGCCCCGATGATGACCGCCGCCTCGACCTTATCCTTCCGGTTCAGGATCACCTGGCCGTGGGAGGCGTGCGTCGCACGCGTATGGGTGCGGACCTCGACCCCTGCCGCCGCAGCCTGTTCCAGCCCGGAGCGGTCGAACACCGCCCGATCGATCACGAGCGCCCGCGCATCAGGAGCGGACAGCTTCAGAATTTCTCCCCCGGGCAGGTGGAGTTGTCCCCCCTTGATCCGACGCAGGACGGCGGCGGAAGGGGCATCGAACAGATCAACGGTATGCGGGCTGACAAGGCCGGTGCACTCGCTCGCCGCTCCGGTTCCCTCCCCCTGTTCCACGAGCAGGACGCGGGCCCCGGTCAGTGCGGCGTGACGGGCGGCGAGCGTCCCGATTGGCCCCCCACCGATTACTACTACGTCGTAGCGCCTCATCCGATCCTCTCTTCCTTCGGAGGGCGGGACATGATCTCGTTGACCAGCGCGATCGGATCGGACTTTCCGTGGAGAAGACGCCAGACGGCGTCCGTTATCGGCATGTCGATATCCCTTTCACCGGCCAGCTGATGCACCACGTCCGTTGCGTACACCCCCTCCGCCACCATCGCCATTCCGTCCATGATCCTCTCGATCGACTCCCCCTTCCCCAGTCGGTAGCCGACGTAGCGGTTGGGGACGTGGGGACTGGCCTCTGTAGGGACGGCGTCCCAGAGCGCGGGCACCCCCCACAACACACGCACCTTTCCCCCGAAGGCACGCCCGAACCGGACCATCTCCGCCAGGCCGCGGCTGATCAAGGCCCCGCGCGTGTTGTCCCCGTAGCCGAGCCCGTCCCCGATCCCGACGGCGATCGCGATGATGTTCTTCACCGTCCCGCACAGCTCCACCCCGCGGATGTCCGCGCTCACGTAGACCCGGAACCTCGGGGTGGAGATCTCCCGCTGCAACCTCTTCCCCAGCTCGAGGTCGGCGCCGGCGAGGACGACCGCCGTCGGCATGTCCCGCCCCACCTCCTCGGCATGGGACGGGC is a window from the Candidatus Bipolaricaulota bacterium genome containing:
- a CDS encoding NAD(P)-dependent glycerol-3-phosphate dehydrogenase translates to MRFSVLGAGGWGTAFARLLALSGHSVTLWARDPEKARVLARERENKPYLPGVSLPRENLEVTSELPRTADADAIVLAVPSFAVAEIADRFRPLVRPGHLFINLAKGLDRGSGRTMSEVIAKRIPGRPVFTLSGPSHAEEVGRDMPTAVVLAGADLELGKRLQREISTPRFRVYVSADIRGVELCGTVKNIIAIAVGIGDGLGYGDNTRGALISRGLAEMVRFGRAFGGKVRVLWGVPALWDAVPTEASPHVPNRYVGYRLGKGESIERIMDGMAMVAEGVYATDVVHQLAGERDIDMPITDAVWRLLHGKSDPIALVNEIMSRPPKEERIG
- a CDS encoding NAD(P)/FAD-dependent oxidoreductase; its protein translation is MRRYDVVVIGGGPIGTLAARHAALTGARVLLVEQGEGTGAASECTGLVSPHTVDLFDAPSAAVLRRIKGGQLHLPGGEILKLSAPDARALVIDRAVFDRSGLEQAAAAGVEVRTHTRATHASHGQVILNRKDKVEAAVIIGADGPRSSVREWFSLPSPQRFLAAAQTTVEGTPARSDQVEVFVGSEIVADGFAWVVPAEEGVLRIGLLGPVGTDVQALLSRFLAAHFPGRVRARGGGLIPIGPAEKTYSDGVIVVGDAAGQVKPLSGGGLYPGGVCARIAGRIAGQTGLTGMTDASHLRLYEEEWRREIGTELEFGLAARRILFSLSDSDLATAGAVLAAPPVRTLIEAHGQIDHPSELIPVFINEKRVWPYLATLVPIIGGWSQVRALAREFLSPS